From a region of the Streptomyces venezuelae genome:
- a CDS encoding lipid-transfer protein, whose protein sequence is MSVRTRDELGGRAAIAGIGATEFSKDSGRSELKLAVEAVHAALDDAGLTPADVDGMVTFTMDTSPEITVAQAAGIGDLSFFSRIHYGGGAACATVQQAALAVATGVAEVVVCYRAFNERSGRRFGSGVQQREPSAEGAALGWSLPWGLLTPASWVAMTAQRYLHTYNLTPEAFGHVAVTDRRHAANNPAAYFHGKPITLADHAASRWIVEPLRLLDCCQETDGGQAVVVTTTERARSLRHTPAVITAAAQGAGRRQEGMTSFYRDDLTGLPEMDVVARQLWRTSGLRPSDIDVGILYDHFTPFVLMQLEEFGFCGPGEAADFVAADALPLNTHGGQLGEAYLHGMNGIAEAVRQLRGTSVNQVAGAAHALVTAGTGVPTSGLILGADG, encoded by the coding sequence ATGAGCGTCCGCACCCGCGACGAGCTCGGCGGCCGTGCCGCCATCGCAGGCATCGGAGCGACCGAGTTCTCCAAGGACTCCGGCCGCAGCGAGCTCAAGCTCGCCGTCGAGGCCGTGCACGCCGCCCTCGACGACGCCGGACTCACCCCCGCCGATGTCGACGGCATGGTCACCTTCACCATGGACACCAGTCCAGAGATCACCGTCGCCCAGGCGGCGGGCATCGGTGACCTGTCCTTCTTCTCCCGTATCCACTACGGCGGGGGCGCGGCCTGCGCCACCGTCCAGCAGGCGGCCCTCGCCGTGGCCACCGGGGTCGCGGAGGTCGTCGTCTGCTACCGGGCCTTCAACGAGCGCTCCGGGCGCCGCTTCGGATCCGGGGTCCAGCAGCGGGAGCCCTCGGCGGAGGGGGCGGCGCTCGGCTGGTCGCTTCCCTGGGGGCTGCTGACCCCCGCCTCCTGGGTGGCCATGACCGCCCAGCGCTACCTGCACACCTACAACCTCACCCCCGAGGCGTTCGGCCACGTGGCGGTCACCGACCGCCGGCACGCCGCGAACAACCCCGCCGCCTACTTCCACGGCAAGCCCATCACCCTCGCCGACCACGCCGCCTCGCGCTGGATCGTGGAGCCGCTGCGGCTGCTGGACTGCTGCCAGGAGACGGACGGCGGGCAGGCCGTCGTCGTCACCACGACCGAGCGCGCCCGGAGCCTGAGACACACACCCGCCGTGATCACCGCGGCGGCGCAGGGCGCCGGGCGACGCCAGGAGGGCATGACCTCCTTCTACCGTGACGACCTCACCGGGCTGCCGGAGATGGACGTCGTCGCCCGCCAGCTGTGGCGGACCAGTGGACTGCGGCCCTCGGACATCGACGTCGGCATCCTCTACGACCACTTCACCCCCTTCGTGCTGATGCAACTGGAGGAGTTCGGTTTCTGCGGGCCGGGCGAGGCCGCGGATTTCGTGGCCGCGGACGCGCTGCCGCTCAACACCCACGGCGGCCAGCTCGGGGAGGCGTACCTGCACGGGATGAACGGCATCGCCGAGGCCGTCCGCCAGCTGCGCGGTACCTCCGTCAACCAGGTCGCGGGGGCGGCGCATGCTCTCGTCACGGCCGGTACCGGGGTTCCGACCTCTGGTCTGATCCTCGGCGCCGACGGCTGA
- a CDS encoding MaoC family dehydratase codes for MNVGDTLPPLEIPVTRTLIVAGAIASRDYQDVHHDAALAQEKGSPDIFMNILTTNGLVGRYVTDHLGPRAVLRKVAIRLGAPNHPGDTMTLTGTVTAVSGAVAAATTIEIRVVGANGIGHHVTGTVTAEVPA; via the coding sequence ATGAACGTCGGCGACACGCTGCCACCGCTGGAGATACCGGTGACCCGCACGCTGATCGTCGCGGGGGCCATCGCCTCCCGCGACTACCAGGACGTGCACCATGACGCGGCCCTCGCGCAGGAGAAGGGCTCCCCGGACATCTTCATGAACATCCTGACGACGAACGGCCTGGTCGGCCGGTACGTCACCGACCACCTCGGCCCGCGGGCCGTCCTGCGCAAGGTGGCCATCCGCCTCGGCGCCCCCAACCATCCGGGCGACACGATGACCCTCACCGGCACCGTCACCGCGGTCTCCGGGGCCGTCGCCGCCGCGACCACCATCGAGATCCGGGTCGTCGGCGCCAACGGCATCGGCCACCACGTCACCGGAACGGTCACCGCGGAGGTGCCGGCATGA
- a CDS encoding acyl-CoA dehydrogenase family protein — protein MDFHPTEEQAAAAGLAARIFSDLATHERLAEAGAGSDAELWKALTTAGLTTAVEEVGLLGLVLLLEEQGRATAQVPYAATCVYGVLPVAAHGSPEQRARLLPALGTGEAVATGAFPARGRMTAEGGRLTGTAPAVPWLRDATHVLVPDADRALWLVRTDAPGVLASPVETTAPWAAGRLTLTAAEGERLGSDGAYEDTLAAARTAFAGLQAGVCAGSLARAVEYTSTREQFGRPLSTNQGVMLRAADAYMDTEAIRVTTYEAAWRIDQGLPAHEHALTAAWWASEAGKRVVHAGQHLHGGMGADLDHPVHRHFLWGRQLDAYLGCGSELLAELGATIAASPAFASTAEGEQA, from the coding sequence ATGGACTTCCACCCCACCGAGGAGCAGGCCGCCGCGGCCGGTCTCGCCGCCCGCATCTTCTCCGATCTCGCCACCCACGAACGCCTCGCCGAAGCCGGCGCCGGCAGCGACGCCGAGCTGTGGAAGGCCCTGACCACGGCCGGACTCACCACCGCGGTCGAGGAGGTCGGCCTGCTCGGGCTGGTCCTGCTGCTGGAGGAACAGGGCCGCGCCACCGCCCAGGTCCCCTACGCCGCCACCTGCGTGTACGGAGTCCTGCCCGTCGCCGCGCACGGCAGCCCCGAGCAGCGCGCCCGCCTGCTGCCCGCCCTCGGCACGGGCGAGGCGGTCGCCACCGGCGCGTTCCCGGCGCGCGGCCGGATGACCGCCGAGGGCGGCCGCCTCACCGGGACCGCACCCGCCGTGCCGTGGCTGCGCGACGCCACGCACGTACTGGTCCCGGACGCGGACCGGGCGCTGTGGCTCGTACGGACCGACGCGCCCGGTGTGCTGGCCTCCCCGGTGGAGACCACCGCCCCCTGGGCGGCGGGTCGGCTGACGCTGACCGCGGCCGAGGGAGAACGCCTTGGCTCCGACGGTGCCTACGAGGACACACTCGCCGCCGCCCGCACCGCCTTCGCCGGACTCCAGGCAGGCGTCTGCGCGGGCTCTCTCGCCCGCGCGGTGGAGTACACCTCCACCCGGGAGCAGTTCGGCCGGCCGCTCTCCACCAACCAGGGGGTCATGCTGCGCGCTGCCGACGCGTACATGGACACCGAGGCGATCCGGGTCACCACGTACGAGGCGGCCTGGCGCATCGACCAGGGCCTTCCGGCCCACGAGCACGCGCTGACGGCCGCCTGGTGGGCTTCGGAGGCAGGCAAGCGGGTCGTGCACGCGGGCCAGCACCTGCACGGCGGCATGGGCGCCGACCTGGACCACCCCGTCCACCGGCACTTCCTGTGGGGACGCCAACTGGACGCCTATCTGGGCTGCGGCAGCGAGCTGTTGGCCGAGCTGGGGGCCACCATCGCCGCCTCACCCGCATTCGCTTCGACGGCCGAGGGAGAACAGGCATGA
- a CDS encoding bifunctional MaoC family dehydratase N-terminal/OB-fold nucleic acid binding domain-containing protein, producing the protein MTADADAHVDDVNAGGAGAEEAARFHTLLAAFEGQPAATAGRGKDLVNESMIRHWCEAMGDTNPAYTGPDAVAPPTMLQAWTMGGLSGHTDRSSAYDELLTLLDGAGFTSVVATDCEQEYQRPLRPGAAITFDAVIETVSPRKTTRLGTGHFVTTRMDVRADGELAGTHRFRILKYAPPAKPAKRPSAQRPPSQRPRPVVNRDNQGFWDGVRDHKLLIQRCTSCAALRFPWLPGCNACASPDWDTVEASGAGTVFSYVVMHHPPFPAFDPPYAVALVELAEGVRMISNITGVPYDKVRIGLPVQLEFLRVDAGLELPVFCGSEG; encoded by the coding sequence ATGACGGCGGATGCGGACGCGCACGTGGACGACGTGAACGCGGGGGGTGCCGGAGCCGAGGAGGCAGCCCGGTTCCACACGCTGCTGGCGGCCTTCGAGGGGCAGCCCGCCGCCACCGCGGGCCGGGGCAAGGACCTCGTCAACGAGTCGATGATCCGCCACTGGTGCGAGGCGATGGGCGACACCAACCCCGCCTACACCGGCCCGGACGCCGTCGCGCCGCCCACCATGCTCCAGGCCTGGACCATGGGCGGTCTCTCCGGCCACACGGACCGCTCCTCCGCCTACGACGAGCTCCTCACGCTCCTCGACGGCGCCGGCTTCACCTCCGTGGTCGCCACCGACTGCGAGCAGGAGTACCAACGCCCCCTGCGCCCCGGAGCCGCGATCACCTTCGACGCCGTCATCGAGACCGTGTCGCCCCGCAAGACGACCAGACTGGGCACCGGCCACTTCGTGACCACCCGCATGGACGTCCGGGCGGACGGAGAGCTCGCCGGCACCCACCGCTTCCGCATCCTCAAGTACGCGCCCCCTGCCAAGCCGGCGAAGCGGCCGTCCGCGCAGCGGCCCCCCTCCCAGCGCCCCCGTCCGGTGGTCAACCGCGACAACCAGGGATTCTGGGACGGGGTGCGCGACCACAAGCTGCTCATCCAGCGCTGCACCTCCTGCGCCGCCCTCCGCTTCCCGTGGCTCCCCGGCTGCAACGCCTGCGCGAGCCCTGACTGGGACACGGTCGAGGCCTCCGGCGCCGGCACGGTGTTCAGCTACGTCGTCATGCACCACCCGCCCTTCCCGGCCTTCGACCCGCCCTACGCGGTCGCACTCGTCGAGCTCGCCGAAGGAGTCCGGATGATCAGCAACATCACCGGGGTGCCCTACGACAAGGTGCGCATCGGCCTCCCCGTCCAGCTGGAGTTCCTGCGCGTCGACGCCGGCCTCGAACTCCCCGTCTTCTGCGGGAGCGAGGGCTGA
- a CDS encoding acyl-CoA dehydrogenase family protein — translation MHLAPTQGQLRLRAELRAYFKDLLPDGLPDDPAHQRELLRRIGADGLLGLGWPVAYGGQGRGADEQFVFFDEAYRAGAPVSMVTLNTVGPTLMKYGTEEQKDFFLPRILTGDIVFAIGYSEPEAGTDLAALRTRAVREGSDWLIDGQKIFTSNAQNADWIWLACRTDPEAPKHKGISIILVPTDTPGFSWTPIDTVGGLTTTATYYDSVRVPTGHLVGPEHGGWGLITNQLNHERVALAAIGMQAEDFYTYALDHARTPDPVTGDRPADLPWVQSRLAEAHARLAAVRLLNWRLVQDVGSGSLAPGDASGVKFLGTESAVEVYRMCQEVVGEEALIRGPGAFACGELERMNRAAQINTFGGGVSEVQREIVAMMRLGMKGRKR, via the coding sequence GTGCACCTCGCCCCGACCCAAGGCCAGTTGCGCCTCCGTGCCGAACTGCGCGCCTACTTCAAGGACCTGCTGCCGGACGGCCTCCCCGACGATCCGGCCCACCAGCGCGAACTCCTGCGCCGCATCGGCGCCGACGGACTCCTCGGCCTCGGCTGGCCCGTCGCATACGGAGGCCAGGGTCGCGGCGCCGACGAGCAGTTCGTCTTCTTCGACGAGGCCTACCGGGCCGGTGCACCGGTCTCCATGGTCACGCTCAACACCGTCGGCCCGACCCTGATGAAGTACGGGACGGAGGAGCAGAAGGACTTCTTCCTCCCCCGGATCCTCACGGGCGACATCGTCTTCGCCATCGGCTACTCCGAGCCCGAGGCCGGCACCGACCTCGCCGCCCTGCGCACCCGCGCGGTCCGCGAAGGATCCGACTGGTTGATCGACGGGCAGAAGATCTTCACCTCCAATGCCCAGAACGCGGACTGGATCTGGCTCGCCTGCCGTACGGACCCCGAAGCCCCCAAGCACAAGGGCATCTCGATCATCCTGGTGCCCACCGACACCCCGGGCTTTTCCTGGACCCCGATCGACACCGTCGGCGGGCTCACCACCACGGCGACGTACTACGACTCCGTCCGGGTGCCCACCGGCCACCTCGTCGGTCCCGAGCACGGCGGCTGGGGTCTGATCACCAACCAGCTCAACCACGAGCGGGTCGCCCTCGCCGCCATAGGGATGCAGGCCGAGGACTTCTACACCTACGCGCTCGACCACGCCCGCACCCCCGACCCGGTCACCGGCGACCGGCCCGCCGATCTCCCCTGGGTGCAGTCCCGCCTCGCCGAGGCACACGCACGCCTGGCCGCCGTACGCCTCCTCAACTGGCGTCTCGTCCAAGACGTGGGCAGCGGCTCCCTAGCCCCCGGTGACGCGAGCGGCGTGAAGTTCCTCGGCACCGAGTCCGCCGTCGAGGTGTACCGGATGTGCCAGGAGGTGGTGGGCGAGGAGGCCCTGATCCGCGGGCCGGGGGCCTTCGCGTGCGGCGAGCTCGAACGGATGAACCGGGCCGCCCAGATCAACACCTTCGGCGGCGGGGTCAGCGAGGTCCAGAGGGAGATCGTCGCCATGATGCGGCTCGGCATGAAGGGGAGGAAGCGATGA
- a CDS encoding DUF6344 domain-containing protein, translating into MTQRSILTSIWTSVLAALVAILSGFGITVKPAAAAAPAPAPAAEGAAATAVRRPAVAARRTWRAMMRGGSLPPTIKQRIHAEAHGKTPSVRRSTTAAAMGAGAGAGAGATTASHARTSSAAPAAVPAAAAAPGAEAAGPAVAAGGVRDALALAA; encoded by the coding sequence ATGACCCAGCGCAGCATCCTCACGTCGATCTGGACTTCCGTCCTCGCCGCCCTGGTGGCCATCCTCTCCGGCTTCGGTATCACGGTGAAGCCCGCTGCGGCGGCCGCCCCCGCCCCTGCCCCCGCCGCCGAAGGCGCCGCGGCCACCGCCGTGCGCCGGCCGGCCGTCGCGGCCCGGCGGACCTGGCGGGCGATGATGCGGGGAGGTTCGCTGCCGCCGACCATCAAGCAGCGCATCCACGCCGAGGCGCACGGCAAGACCCCTTCGGTACGACGTTCCACCACCGCCGCGGCCATGGGTGCCGGTGCTGGTGCCGGTGCTGGTGCCACGACCGCCTCCCACGCCCGGACCTCGTCCGCAGCGCCCGCCGCAGTACCTGCCGCCGCCGCGGCGCCCGGCGCCGAAGCCGCAGGACCCGCGGTCGCCGCCGGTGGTGTCCGGGACGCGCTCGCGCTCGCCGCGTAG
- a CDS encoding Pycsar system effector family protein: MTETPPTPDPAQPPNADHAWKALGLVIDWIKHAEAKAAATLAATGVTGGVLYNLVKDVSSPSTWLILSSMLCALAVVGAGACASLVLWPRLNMKEEPTSLLYFHHIARGHTASDSYAASLIALTQDAESLVAEIAKQGWANAKVARKKYMWGGIAVYILLFALTTLSITAALRVID, from the coding sequence GTGACGGAAACACCCCCTACTCCCGACCCTGCCCAACCCCCCAATGCAGACCACGCCTGGAAGGCGCTGGGCCTGGTCATAGATTGGATCAAGCACGCCGAAGCCAAAGCAGCTGCCACCCTTGCTGCCACGGGCGTCACCGGTGGCGTGCTCTACAACCTCGTGAAGGATGTATCCAGTCCTTCCACATGGTTGATCTTGAGCTCCATGCTGTGCGCGCTCGCAGTCGTGGGTGCCGGCGCGTGCGCCAGCTTGGTGCTGTGGCCTCGCCTCAACATGAAGGAAGAGCCGACAAGCCTGTTGTACTTCCACCACATCGCTCGCGGGCACACAGCCAGCGATAGTTATGCCGCTTCGCTAATCGCCCTAACTCAGGACGCCGAGTCCCTCGTTGCGGAGATCGCCAAGCAGGGTTGGGCCAACGCAAAGGTCGCCCGCAAGAAGTACATGTGGGGCGGCATAGCCGTCTACATTCTCCTATTCGCCCTTACCACTCTCTCCATCACCGCCGCCCTCCGAGTCATCGACTAA
- a CDS encoding adenylate/guanylate cyclase domain-containing protein translates to MDSNYKAYNHVDSARRIKEYLTGTTQTFEEVDSLPDRDKLTFSNGFYAYCSAIFVDIRESSKLPSHYKRPRLARIYRAYLSELVAIFNGDPNAREINIAGDAAWAVINTPYTRDINSVFALGAKANSMAKVLNYEMKKASYGHPIEIGIGMSYGRALMIKAGYNGSKINDVVYMGDVVNEAAKLANYGNSSWNVPALVTSETFYGNLNEHNQGLLKHDYSRSCYTGEVISTEMQEWFDENCK, encoded by the coding sequence TTGGACAGTAACTACAAGGCATACAACCACGTCGACAGCGCCCGAAGAATCAAAGAATACCTAACCGGAACGACGCAAACGTTTGAAGAAGTCGACTCGCTGCCCGACAGGGATAAGCTCACCTTCTCAAACGGGTTCTACGCTTACTGTTCGGCGATCTTCGTGGACATCCGAGAGTCGTCGAAGCTGCCCAGTCATTACAAGCGCCCACGACTCGCCCGTATCTACCGAGCGTACCTTTCCGAACTAGTTGCCATCTTCAACGGCGACCCGAACGCTCGCGAGATCAACATCGCCGGTGATGCAGCGTGGGCAGTCATCAACACCCCGTACACGCGCGACATCAACTCAGTCTTCGCCCTCGGAGCCAAAGCAAACTCCATGGCGAAAGTGCTTAACTATGAAATGAAAAAGGCTTCCTACGGGCACCCGATTGAGATCGGAATCGGAATGTCTTATGGACGAGCCTTGATGATTAAGGCCGGATATAACGGAAGCAAGATTAACGACGTCGTCTACATGGGAGACGTGGTCAACGAAGCCGCAAAACTCGCAAACTACGGGAACAGTAGTTGGAATGTTCCCGCATTGGTTACGTCCGAGACCTTCTACGGCAACCTCAACGAACACAACCAGGGGCTGCTGAAACACGACTACTCACGCAGTTGCTACACGGGGGAGGTAATCAGCACCGAGATGCAGGAGTGGTTCGACGAGAACTGTAAATAG
- a CDS encoding NUDIX hydrolase — MQWKIHGERPIYENKWVNLWLTDVETPDGNRWEHHVVKLRHLAVAAVVNDRQEVLMMWRHRFITDAWAWELPMGLVEADETPGEAAAREVLEETGWRPGPMKPLVYAEPANGITDSQHHLFRADGATYDGPPTEKNESDRIEWIPLANIRGMIDRREIVSSGSLVGLLYVLMDEGVR, encoded by the coding sequence ATGCAGTGGAAGATCCACGGGGAACGTCCGATCTACGAGAACAAGTGGGTGAACCTGTGGCTCACCGACGTGGAGACGCCGGACGGGAACCGCTGGGAACACCACGTCGTCAAGCTCCGCCACCTGGCCGTGGCCGCCGTGGTCAACGACCGGCAAGAGGTCCTGATGATGTGGCGCCACCGCTTCATCACGGACGCGTGGGCCTGGGAGCTGCCCATGGGCCTGGTCGAAGCCGACGAAACGCCCGGCGAGGCTGCCGCCCGTGAAGTCCTAGAAGAGACCGGCTGGCGTCCGGGCCCCATGAAGCCACTCGTCTACGCCGAACCGGCGAACGGCATCACCGACTCCCAGCACCACCTGTTCCGGGCAGACGGCGCCACCTACGACGGGCCTCCGACCGAGAAGAACGAGTCGGACCGGATCGAGTGGATCCCGCTGGCGAATATCCGGGGCATGATCGACCGCCGCGAGATCGTCAGCAGTGGCTCCCTCGTCGGCCTCCTCTACGTCCTGATGGACGAAGGGGTCCGCTGA
- a CDS encoding helix-turn-helix domain-containing protein: protein MPEPRRTKELPPSLLTDPQMIDACRVRDFTRVFRLVKTRAGIYPSMIARQCELTPSRVGEVIAGRRQLVHMDVIERIADGLRIPGHMLGLARRGWETPPALIVAQREPSEAVSDTAGPKPLSALPGVEVDSILALAAGTNPSPSTLHALRSSIEDYWRRDDEHGGETLRPAVVGQLRYVEGLLKDQRPTPIQNGLYGIAAELARLTGWTYFDARQYHQARAYFSEALQLAREIDDHPFMANVLACMSLQATYQDKPADALALVSAAQDQARAAVGTTPRVRAMLAMREAFAHATLGDRSATHTAISEAHSQFGRIKVDDPDPAWVTYFDEPKLIVDTGIAHGRLGEAAIAEPLIADALEREDPANQRGRAFHAFWLARTQLQRGKLDQACHTAIEALVPAAAVSSERVAGHLREFYEQLAPYREVPAAVAFEARLRAVLPPPSQRTPSSIRT from the coding sequence ATGCCCGAGCCACGTCGCACGAAGGAACTCCCGCCCAGCCTGCTCACCGATCCCCAGATGATCGATGCCTGCCGGGTCCGCGACTTCACACGGGTGTTCCGGCTGGTCAAGACGCGGGCAGGCATCTATCCGTCAATGATCGCCCGGCAATGCGAGCTGACCCCGAGCCGCGTCGGTGAAGTCATCGCGGGCCGGCGGCAGCTAGTCCACATGGACGTGATCGAGCGGATTGCCGATGGCCTGCGCATCCCCGGCCACATGCTCGGGCTTGCCCGACGCGGGTGGGAGACGCCACCCGCCTTGATCGTGGCCCAGCGGGAACCGTCCGAGGCCGTCAGCGACACCGCAGGGCCGAAGCCGCTCAGCGCGCTACCGGGCGTGGAGGTGGACAGCATCCTGGCCCTGGCCGCAGGGACGAATCCGAGCCCGTCCACGCTGCACGCCTTACGGTCCTCGATCGAGGACTACTGGCGCCGGGACGACGAGCACGGGGGCGAGACCCTGAGGCCGGCCGTAGTCGGCCAGCTGCGGTACGTCGAGGGGCTGCTGAAGGACCAGCGGCCGACACCGATACAGAACGGCCTGTACGGCATCGCGGCGGAGCTGGCGCGGCTGACCGGGTGGACGTACTTCGACGCCCGGCAGTACCACCAGGCCCGCGCCTACTTCTCGGAAGCTCTGCAACTGGCCAGGGAGATTGACGACCACCCCTTCATGGCCAACGTGCTGGCCTGCATGAGCCTGCAAGCGACCTACCAGGACAAGCCGGCGGACGCGCTGGCACTGGTGTCCGCAGCCCAGGACCAGGCCCGAGCGGCCGTCGGCACGACGCCGAGAGTCCGGGCGATGCTGGCCATGCGCGAGGCGTTCGCCCACGCGACCTTGGGCGACCGGTCAGCGACCCATACTGCGATCTCCGAGGCCCACAGTCAGTTCGGCCGGATCAAGGTGGACGACCCGGACCCGGCATGGGTGACCTACTTCGATGAGCCGAAGCTCATCGTGGACACCGGCATCGCGCATGGCCGTCTCGGTGAAGCCGCAATCGCTGAACCGTTGATCGCGGACGCTCTGGAGAGGGAGGACCCTGCGAACCAGCGAGGCCGGGCCTTCCATGCCTTCTGGTTGGCCCGTACGCAGCTCCAGCGCGGGAAGCTTGACCAGGCGTGCCACACGGCGATAGAGGCGCTGGTACCCGCCGCAGCGGTGTCGTCTGAGCGGGTGGCCGGACACCTTCGCGAGTTCTACGAGCAGCTTGCGCCGTATCGCGAGGTGCCGGCCGCGGTTGCCTTCGAGGCCCGGCTACGAGCGGTGCTTCCCCCGCCGAGTCAGCGGACCCCTTCGTCCATCAGGACGTAG